The following proteins are encoded in a genomic region of bacterium:
- a CDS encoding 5-(carboxyamino)imidazole ribonucleotide synthase → MKIGILGGGQLGQMLALAGKSLGHTFVFLDPAPDAPARAQGLHLCGSYEDPKLLTEFAELVDVISCEFENVPTQSLKFLAKLKPVLPNPDAFTVGRNRVNEKLLFAKLGIPAADFFELSSNFDLPRAAAKLGDKFVIKTCEFGYDGKGQQVVKSANDLKAAQITGPSIAEKFIEFTRELSQIAVRAEGGEMKFYPLVENIHTEGILFKTTVPANVSKTQDDSAQQYVRAIAESLNYVGVLALEMFEVQGKLYANELAPRVHNTGHWSIEGAKTSQFENHLRAISDLPLGDTEAIGFCAMLNIIGKHPDLKALKKINSSFIHLYGKQERPGRKLGHVTVVTQLQSECTAVVEQIKQVLRNE, encoded by the coding sequence ATGAAAATTGGCATTCTCGGCGGTGGTCAGTTAGGTCAAATGCTGGCATTAGCTGGGAAATCTCTTGGCCACACCTTTGTTTTCCTCGATCCTGCCCCAGACGCACCTGCCCGTGCCCAGGGTTTGCATCTTTGCGGCAGCTATGAGGATCCAAAACTACTCACCGAGTTTGCAGAGCTGGTTGATGTAATTAGTTGTGAATTTGAAAATGTGCCCACGCAAAGCTTAAAATTCCTCGCAAAGCTCAAGCCAGTTTTACCCAATCCTGATGCTTTTACGGTTGGCAGAAATAGAGTTAATGAAAAGCTTTTATTTGCCAAACTTGGAATTCCCGCCGCTGACTTTTTTGAACTTTCAAGCAATTTCGATCTGCCCCGCGCAGCGGCCAAGCTTGGTGATAAATTTGTCATTAAAACGTGCGAATTTGGCTATGACGGCAAAGGGCAGCAAGTAGTAAAATCAGCAAACGATCTAAAGGCAGCACAAATTACAGGCCCAAGCATCGCCGAGAAATTTATCGAATTCACTCGCGAACTCTCTCAAATTGCCGTGCGCGCTGAAGGCGGTGAAATGAAATTCTACCCGCTCGTAGAAAACATCCACACTGAAGGGATTTTATTTAAAACTACCGTACCAGCAAACGTTTCTAAGACCCAAGACGACTCTGCCCAACAATACGTGAGAGCAATTGCTGAAAGCTTAAACTATGTCGGAGTGCTGGCCCTCGAAATGTTTGAAGTGCAAGGCAAACTCTATGCAAATGAACTTGCTCCGCGAGTCCACAACACTGGCCATTGGTCGATTGAAGGAGCTAAAACGAGTCAATTCGAGAATCATCTTCGCGCGATTAGCGATCTACCACTTGGCGACACCGAAGCTATTGGATTTTGTGCAATGTTAAATATTATCGGCAAACATCCGGACTTAAAAGCACTTAAGAAAATCAACTCGAGTTTTATTCATCTTTATGGCAAGCAAGAGCGTCCAGGTAGAAAACTGGGACATGTTACCGTAGTCACTCAGTTACAATCTGAATGCACCGCCGTAGTTGAGCAAATCAAGCAAGTCTTACGAAACGAGTAA
- the purE gene encoding 5-(carboxyamino)imidazole ribonucleotide mutase — protein MSKKPLVGIIMGSQSDWATMSSAAEILDQLKVAYEVKVVSAHRTPDLLYKYATQANNRGLEVIIAGAGGAAHLPGMTAAKTHLPVLGVPVESRTLAGIDSLLSIAQMPKGIPVGTLAIGQAGAANSGLLAAAILSNKYPQIKSALIKFRAVQTKAVLKNPDPRSTKQNPTKKRKTAKGR, from the coding sequence ATGAGTAAAAAACCACTGGTGGGCATTATTATGGGCTCGCAATCTGATTGGGCGACGATGAGTAGCGCTGCGGAAATACTTGATCAGTTGAAAGTTGCTTATGAGGTTAAGGTCGTATCCGCTCATCGCACTCCAGACCTACTTTATAAGTATGCTACCCAAGCTAACAACCGCGGCCTTGAAGTAATTATTGCCGGAGCAGGCGGAGCGGCGCATCTACCTGGGATGACTGCAGCAAAAACTCATCTCCCAGTTTTAGGCGTTCCCGTAGAATCCCGTACTCTCGCCGGGATTGATTCCTTATTATCAATCGCACAAATGCCTAAGGGAATCCCAGTTGGGACGCTGGCGATTGGGCAAGCCGGTGCTGCAAATTCAGGACTGCTTGCAGCAGCGATTCTAAGTAACAAATACCCGCAAATTAAAAGCGCATTAATTAAGTTTCGTGCGGTTCAAACTAAAGCTGTCTTGAAAAATCCTGACCCACGCAGTACCAAGCAAAATCCAACCAAGAAAAGAAAAACCGCAAAAGGCAGATAA
- the arfB gene encoding aminoacyl-tRNA hydrolase, with translation MAQASNRIVINSTLQIPRAEIEFNYVRSSGPGGQNVNKTNSKAELRWNVFHSPCLSALQRKLIQNSSATKLSLAGEIIITSNRFRDQIRNKEDCLEKFIKLIRQALHRPMVRKKTKPSLGSKAQRLNQKTLTGKKKKMRGKVKFED, from the coding sequence ATGGCCCAGGCATCAAATAGAATTGTTATCAACTCAACTCTGCAGATTCCACGTGCGGAAATAGAATTTAACTATGTGCGCAGTTCTGGACCAGGAGGGCAGAACGTAAATAAAACTAATTCTAAGGCTGAGTTACGTTGGAATGTTTTTCATTCTCCATGCCTGAGTGCTTTACAGCGCAAATTAATTCAAAATTCGTCCGCAACAAAACTCAGTTTGGCCGGAGAAATAATTATCACCAGTAACCGTTTTCGTGACCAAATTCGCAACAAGGAAGATTGTCTAGAAAAATTTATCAAGCTGATACGCCAAGCCTTGCATCGTCCCATGGTTCGCAAAAAAACCAAACCGAGCTTAGGTTCAAAAGCACAAAGGCTTAATCAAAAAACCTTGACCGGAAAAAAGAAAAAAATGCGCGGAAAAGTTAAATTCGAAGATTAA
- the gcvP gene encoding aminomethyl-transferring glycine dehydrogenase gives MSLSMPFSQQANFASRHIGPRSNELSEILKVIGTTSLEELIDRTIPAAIRIQRKLDLQPALSETEALALLQNYASENQVFRSFLGMGYYNTHTPLVIQRNILENPGWYTQYTPYQAEIAQGRLEALINFQTMVCDLTAMEVANASLLDEGTAAAEAMQMSHRVCKDQSRNKYFISTHCHPQTIAVVKTRAQALGIEVMIASEDNFKVDNSFFGALIQYPRTDGALGAPENFIQAARACEVLTTVASDLMALCLITPPGEFGADIVVGNSQRFGVPLGFGGPHAAFFATKNEYRRQLPGRLAGVSKDRFGNPAYRLTLQTREQHIRRETATSNICTAQVLLAVMASMYAVYHGPEGLREIATTIATQTKKLSTALKNAGCKILTENVFDTICVAPPQGTSVSTVMQRLKEKKINLRNLNQDFFGISLDQTTTAGDLVDLVWALTGSTIKLQAGSELPFEQKYQRKSTYLSHPVFSKYRSETEMLRYINWLQDKDLSLTHSMIPLGSCTMKLNATAQMVPVTWKEFASIHPFAPADQTRGYQKLFADLARDLATATGFARVSLQPNSGAQGEYAGLMVIRAYLEQRGETKRTICLIPESAHGTNPASAVMAGFKVVPVSCDDSGNIDLGDLKAKADQYRDTLAAAMVTYPSTHGVFEEGIKELCQIIHAAGGQVYMDGANLNAQVGFTSPGDIGADVCHLNLHKTFCIPHGGGGPGMGPIAVAEHLAPFLPGHPVVACGGEAAIGPISAAPWGSALILTIPWVYIKTMGGEGLTAATAMAIANANYLAKRLAPHYSMLYQGKNGYVAHECILDLREFKHTLGIEVEDIAKRLMDYGFHAPTVSWPVPGTLMIEPTESESKAELDRFCEAMIAIRGEIQAIATNKFDLQDNPLKNAPHTILELSSNQWNHRYSREEAAYPVASLRTQKFWPAVARIDNTYGDRNLFCSCIPIGEYQ, from the coding sequence ATGTCACTTTCTATGCCATTTTCCCAACAAGCAAACTTTGCCAGTCGCCACATTGGGCCACGTAGTAATGAGTTGAGCGAAATTTTAAAAGTTATCGGGACAACATCTCTTGAAGAGTTAATCGATCGAACAATTCCAGCAGCGATTCGAATTCAGCGTAAACTCGATTTACAACCTGCACTTTCGGAGACCGAGGCTTTGGCATTACTACAAAATTATGCCAGTGAAAACCAGGTTTTTAGATCGTTCCTCGGAATGGGTTACTATAATACCCACACGCCACTTGTGATTCAAAGAAACATTCTAGAGAACCCAGGTTGGTATACACAGTACACTCCGTATCAAGCAGAAATCGCACAGGGGCGTCTGGAAGCTTTAATTAATTTTCAAACCATGGTTTGTGATTTAACGGCAATGGAAGTTGCGAATGCCTCGCTACTAGATGAAGGAACAGCTGCCGCAGAAGCGATGCAAATGAGTCATCGTGTTTGTAAAGACCAATCCCGGAATAAATATTTTATTTCTACGCACTGTCATCCGCAAACTATCGCTGTAGTAAAAACCCGTGCCCAGGCATTAGGCATTGAGGTGATGATCGCCTCTGAAGATAACTTTAAGGTCGACAATTCGTTTTTTGGCGCCTTGATCCAATATCCTCGAACAGATGGGGCATTGGGAGCGCCTGAAAACTTTATTCAAGCCGCACGTGCCTGCGAAGTATTAACCACAGTCGCTTCAGACTTAATGGCACTGTGTTTGATTACTCCGCCAGGTGAATTTGGTGCTGATATTGTTGTGGGCAATTCCCAACGTTTCGGCGTGCCACTTGGATTCGGTGGACCACACGCAGCTTTTTTTGCAACAAAGAATGAATACCGCAGGCAACTACCAGGGAGACTTGCCGGGGTTTCTAAAGACCGTTTTGGTAATCCAGCTTACCGCCTCACATTGCAAACACGTGAACAACATATTCGTCGCGAAACAGCGACAAGTAATATTTGCACAGCACAGGTGCTACTTGCTGTGATGGCTAGCATGTACGCAGTTTATCATGGACCTGAAGGTTTGCGAGAAATTGCAACAACTATTGCCACGCAGACTAAAAAACTGAGCACTGCTTTGAAAAACGCAGGCTGTAAAATCTTAACAGAGAATGTGTTTGATACAATTTGCGTGGCACCTCCCCAGGGAACTTCGGTGTCGACCGTGATGCAGCGCCTCAAAGAAAAGAAAATAAATCTGCGCAATCTTAACCAGGACTTTTTCGGAATTTCTCTCGACCAGACTACGACTGCAGGGGATCTTGTCGACCTCGTCTGGGCCTTAACTGGAAGCACAATCAAGCTCCAAGCCGGAAGTGAATTGCCTTTTGAGCAAAAGTACCAACGCAAGTCTACATATTTAAGCCATCCTGTTTTTAGTAAATACAGATCAGAAACTGAAATGTTACGTTATATTAATTGGCTCCAAGATAAGGATTTATCGCTAACGCATTCGATGATTCCACTTGGATCTTGCACAATGAAGCTGAATGCAACTGCACAGATGGTTCCTGTTACATGGAAGGAGTTTGCTTCGATTCATCCCTTTGCACCTGCCGACCAAACACGGGGCTATCAAAAACTTTTTGCTGACTTAGCAAGGGATTTGGCAACGGCAACAGGTTTTGCTCGTGTTTCTTTGCAGCCAAACTCAGGCGCGCAAGGTGAATATGCCGGGTTGATGGTGATTCGTGCCTACCTGGAGCAGCGCGGAGAAACAAAGCGCACAATTTGTTTAATTCCAGAATCTGCACACGGCACAAATCCAGCGAGTGCCGTGATGGCTGGATTTAAAGTTGTGCCTGTAAGTTGCGACGATTCAGGTAATATTGATTTAGGAGATCTTAAAGCTAAGGCCGACCAGTATCGTGACACGCTAGCAGCAGCGATGGTTACTTATCCCTCCACTCACGGTGTATTTGAGGAAGGCATTAAAGAGTTATGCCAAATTATTCATGCCGCAGGTGGTCAAGTTTATATGGATGGAGCGAATTTGAACGCTCAAGTTGGATTTACTAGCCCGGGAGATATCGGTGCAGATGTTTGCCACTTAAATTTGCATAAAACTTTTTGTATCCCACATGGTGGTGGCGGCCCAGGGATGGGACCGATTGCCGTCGCAGAGCATTTGGCGCCATTTTTGCCAGGGCATCCAGTGGTTGCCTGCGGTGGAGAAGCTGCAATTGGACCAATTAGCGCAGCTCCTTGGGGCTCTGCGCTGATTCTTACGATTCCATGGGTCTATATTAAGACTATGGGTGGTGAAGGATTAACTGCAGCAACTGCCATGGCCATTGCTAATGCAAACTATCTAGCCAAACGCTTAGCCCCGCATTATTCCATGCTCTATCAAGGCAAAAATGGTTATGTTGCGCATGAGTGCATTCTGGATTTACGCGAATTTAAGCACACTTTGGGAATTGAGGTTGAAGACATCGCCAAGCGCTTAATGGACTATGGATTTCACGCTCCAACTGTCTCTTGGCCAGTTCCGGGGACATTAATGATTGAGCCAACTGAGAGCGAATCTAAGGCTGAGCTTGATAGGTTTTGCGAAGCGATGATTGCGATCCGCGGAGAAATTCAAGCAATTGCCACAAATAAGTTTGACCTTCAGGATAATCCCTTGAAAAATGCACCACATACGATACTCGAACTAAGTTCAAATCAATGGAACCATCGGTATTCACGTGAAGAAGCAGCTTATCCGGTTGCGAGCTTGCGCACACAAAAATTCTGGCCTGCCGTTGCACGGATTGATAATACCTATGGTGATAGAAACTTATTTTGTAGTTGCATTCCGATCGGAGAATATCAATAA
- a CDS encoding redoxin domain-containing protein: MKHLNKLWLLVFLLPSFSACGGAIYGMANALSSSTAMQDQPAPELYQGRWLNSDALSLASLSGKVVLIDFWRRSCPHCRKMSPQLQSWHKTYGKSGLAVIGIHTPNSKDDTSFLLLQQYVLAEDVSYPIMTDNSGKNWENFKMEYWPTIYLIDRKGIIRYVQVGAGKYEETEAEIKKLLAE; encoded by the coding sequence ATGAAGCATCTTAATAAACTATGGTTACTTGTGTTCCTACTCCCCAGCTTTTCAGCTTGTGGCGGGGCAATTTATGGTATGGCTAATGCATTAAGCTCTTCAACCGCGATGCAAGACCAACCTGCACCAGAATTGTATCAAGGTCGCTGGCTAAATTCAGATGCATTGTCACTAGCGAGTTTAAGCGGAAAAGTTGTGTTGATTGATTTCTGGAGAAGATCTTGCCCGCATTGTCGTAAAATGTCTCCCCAGCTGCAGTCCTGGCATAAAACTTATGGCAAGTCTGGATTGGCCGTGATTGGCATTCATACCCCGAATTCTAAAGACGACACGTCATTTTTATTGCTTCAGCAGTATGTGCTTGCAGAGGACGTTAGTTATCCAATTATGACAGATAATTCTGGCAAGAATTGGGAGAACTTCAAAATGGAATACTGGCCGACAATTTACTTGATCGATCGAAAAGGGATCATTCGTTATGTGCAAGTCGGCGCAGGAAAATATGAAGAAACAGAGGCAGAAATTAAGAAATTATTAGCAGAGTAA
- a CDS encoding M20/M25/M40 family metallo-hydrolase → MLQAEIGSAIKALEMWSNEVFQELVSTNSFSENFPGVLAAQKILERELSAAGLVCEYLPSTDSAKHLVARNNSAQSSAKRIVLSCHVDTVYPPESWSGGLEVIDRDWLLGPGAADMKGGAIVILLALRAISSLKLIDKVPIMVISNACEERPCSGFTNLVNQLRDQIKFALVFEAARKNHGVVIARKGRAWGNLTIEGIETHAGNDPQGGISAILEASRIILALDQLNDYANGLTCNVGLIQGGTVANTIPGFCSFEFELRANTQRDLKFLINSITKFDGRRDSGAIVKVNVKSEGMPLEENQLSLVIFNSLKSVGKNWQLNLELSPRVGGLSDANYFASAGISSVDGLGPYGENFHVIGKERVLVKEIAQRAGLVAEWLITQQA, encoded by the coding sequence ATGTTGCAGGCTGAAATTGGAAGCGCAATTAAGGCTTTAGAAATGTGGTCGAATGAAGTTTTTCAAGAGCTTGTTTCGACCAATAGTTTTTCTGAAAATTTTCCTGGCGTATTAGCCGCACAGAAAATATTAGAACGAGAATTGTCCGCTGCTGGTTTGGTATGCGAATATTTACCATCGACTGATTCTGCCAAGCATTTAGTTGCCAGGAATAATTCAGCGCAGTCATCAGCGAAAAGAATTGTTCTATCTTGTCATGTGGATACCGTTTATCCACCCGAAAGCTGGAGTGGTGGGCTTGAAGTTATCGATCGAGATTGGCTACTTGGGCCTGGTGCTGCAGACATGAAGGGCGGGGCGATCGTAATTTTACTAGCCTTACGTGCGATTTCCTCCTTGAAATTGATCGATAAAGTTCCAATTATGGTGATCAGCAATGCCTGCGAAGAGCGTCCCTGCAGCGGGTTTACCAATTTAGTTAATCAACTTCGTGATCAGATTAAATTTGCCTTAGTGTTTGAGGCAGCGCGAAAAAATCATGGGGTTGTGATTGCTCGAAAGGGGAGAGCTTGGGGAAATCTAACGATTGAGGGTATCGAAACCCATGCTGGTAACGACCCGCAGGGAGGAATTAGTGCGATCCTTGAGGCTAGCCGCATTATTCTTGCCTTGGATCAGCTCAATGATTATGCAAATGGCCTGACTTGTAATGTTGGCTTAATCCAAGGTGGAACTGTTGCGAATACGATTCCAGGATTCTGCAGTTTTGAATTTGAACTCAGAGCTAATACTCAACGGGACTTGAAGTTTTTAATTAATTCGATCACTAAATTTGATGGCAGAAGGGATTCTGGTGCAATTGTTAAAGTTAATGTCAAATCTGAGGGAATGCCCTTAGAGGAGAATCAATTATCGTTAGTTATTTTTAATTCATTGAAATCTGTTGGAAAAAATTGGCAGCTTAACTTAGAACTCTCGCCACGTGTCGGAGGCTTGAGCGATGCGAATTATTTTGCCTCTGCTGGAATCTCTTCAGTAGATGGACTCGGCCCATATGGCGAGAATTTTCACGTGATTGGCAAGGAACGCGTGCTGGTTAAGGAAATTGCACAACGTGCAGGCTTAGTTGCGGAGTGGCTGATTACTCAGCAGGCATAG
- a CDS encoding OmpA family protein produces MKRHIALITIITLTILISGCSKKNQPGGDAVNGNLSEADLAAGNRWGSGANSGNIPLAEGGSIFEDVHFDFDSSAVSSEYTTKLEQYAAQIKSSPEFTITVEGHCDSRGTNEYNMALGERRAQAVASALVNYGAPSTQLRTVSYGEEIPLAQGASEDAFYQNRRAHFAIEKTNG; encoded by the coding sequence ATGAAACGACACATCGCACTGATTACAATCATCACATTAACTATTCTGATCTCTGGTTGTTCTAAAAAAAACCAGCCTGGCGGAGATGCCGTTAATGGCAATCTATCCGAGGCAGATTTAGCTGCAGGTAATCGTTGGGGCAGCGGAGCAAATTCTGGAAATATTCCACTAGCTGAAGGCGGAAGCATTTTCGAAGACGTTCATTTTGATTTTGATTCCTCTGCAGTTAGTTCGGAATACACTACCAAGCTCGAACAATATGCTGCGCAGATTAAATCTAGCCCTGAGTTTACAATCACAGTTGAAGGTCATTGCGATAGCCGTGGCACAAATGAATACAATATGGCGCTCGGGGAGCGTCGTGCCCAAGCCGTAGCGTCAGCGCTTGTAAATTATGGCGCTCCTTCAACTCAACTTCGCACAGTTAGTTATGGTGAAGAAATTCCACTTGCTCAAGGTGCTAGTGAAGATGCCTTCTACCAAAACCGTCGCGCTCATTTTGCGATTGAAAAGACTAACGGATAG
- a CDS encoding type II secretion system protein — protein sequence MFKRINNQSGWSLLELMVITSILGVLAGIMTSSLQIYSDAAEYGKAEVAQRNGLTAIEAGSSSIEGIALIDDWSGQFGEPLAGDLANALPGMVVPVDVQIHGIFVQCADGSSESHAVNFITYACGADQYMAWVKTCGGVISTLEHQATAHC from the coding sequence ATGTTTAAGCGTATCAATAATCAATCGGGGTGGAGCTTACTTGAGCTCATGGTAATCACCAGCATACTCGGCGTTCTTGCTGGCATTATGACTTCCTCGCTACAAATTTATTCTGACGCAGCTGAGTATGGCAAAGCTGAAGTCGCACAGCGTAACGGACTAACAGCAATCGAAGCTGGCTCATCAAGCATTGAAGGAATTGCGCTAATTGATGACTGGTCTGGACAATTCGGTGAACCATTAGCTGGTGACTTAGCAAATGCCTTGCCCGGCATGGTTGTCCCAGTTGATGTACAAATTCATGGTATCTTCGTGCAGTGCGCAGATGGCAGCTCCGAATCACACGCTGTAAATTTCATTACCTATGCCTGTGGAGCAGATCAGTATATGGCCTGGGTGAAAACCTGTGGTGGTGTAATCTCCACACTTGAGCACCAAGCGACTGCACATTGCTAG
- a CDS encoding pyridoxal phosphate-dependent aminotransferase, with protein sequence MPGIFSSLNLEPNSIERAKQQALRSKRRLLDLSNSDFAALGLAFPKSVLEQAATHYLATRKYQPDPQGLFALREKIAADYRRSGGLEEITAESIVITSSSSESYRLLFTLLCDAGDKILTPAVGYPLTEIIALDAKVEPKSFTLDLTLNYCPERIAQAYDAKARAVILVSPHNPTGAVVKSDLLELVPAEVALIADQVFFPYQWHTNPRQHAGSLIKNRPVFHLGGLSKQFGLPDLKLGWIAMNQVAKDLYLQRLAFLNDTYLSASYLVQNIAIELFSPEGSKWTELLHKRCQENITRAQQLLSSVPELDCPLPDGGCFLFPKVLLENFDSEKFALSLLGRGILVHPGYFYGDRYQSHLFLSILANLADLESGIKTISDTILTS encoded by the coding sequence ATGCCTGGCATATTTTCGTCACTAAATCTCGAACCAAATTCAATTGAAAGAGCCAAGCAGCAAGCACTTCGCTCTAAAAGGCGCTTACTTGATTTATCTAATAGTGACTTTGCAGCCCTCGGACTAGCTTTTCCCAAGTCAGTGCTAGAGCAAGCAGCCACCCACTATCTAGCAACGCGCAAATATCAGCCCGATCCGCAGGGACTATTTGCGTTACGTGAAAAAATTGCCGCTGATTACAGGCGTTCAGGTGGATTGGAAGAAATAACTGCCGAATCAATTGTGATCACTTCAAGTTCATCGGAATCGTATCGCCTACTTTTCACCTTACTTTGCGATGCTGGCGATAAAATCCTAACGCCCGCCGTCGGTTATCCACTCACAGAAATTATTGCGCTCGATGCCAAAGTCGAGCCAAAAAGTTTTACGCTCGATTTAACTTTAAACTACTGCCCTGAAAGAATAGCGCAGGCTTACGATGCTAAGGCGCGTGCCGTGATTTTAGTTTCTCCACATAATCCTACTGGCGCAGTCGTGAAGAGCGACTTGCTTGAACTAGTCCCTGCAGAAGTAGCGCTGATTGCTGATCAGGTATTCTTTCCATATCAATGGCACACTAACCCGAGACAACATGCGGGCAGCTTAATCAAGAACCGGCCAGTTTTCCATCTCGGTGGTCTTTCTAAGCAATTCGGCTTGCCGGACTTAAAGCTTGGCTGGATCGCCATGAATCAAGTTGCCAAAGATTTATATCTCCAGCGACTTGCATTTTTGAATGATACATACTTGAGTGCTAGTTACTTAGTGCAAAATATCGCTATCGAATTATTTAGCCCAGAGGGCTCCAAGTGGACCGAGTTGCTCCATAAGCGTTGCCAGGAAAATATTACTCGAGCTCAGCAATTACTCTCAAGCGTCCCCGAACTAGATTGCCCACTACCTGATGGTGGGTGCTTTCTTTTTCCGAAAGTGCTGCTTGAAAACTTCGACAGTGAAAAATTTGCATTGAGCCTGCTGGGGCGTGGGATTTTGGTCCATCCAGGTTATTTCTACGGCGACCGGTATCAGTCGCATCTTTTCTTATCAATCCTAGCCAATTTAGCAGATTTAGAGTCGGGAATTAAGACAATATCTGACACGATCTTAACTAGTTGA